CTGACCTTTCCTAGAGCATCTgtgtatagtagatacagtagaaaGCTTTCTGACTGGCTGCTGGATTTGTATTGAATTAGTGAAGGTTAAGTAAGATTTTCTTAATTACATTGAGAGTATTTCTCATTTACATTACCACTTTATCTCTTTAAAGTCAGCTGGGGAATCCTGGTTTGACACTTGGGTAGCTCCACTGTTTACCAACTGTCGTGTCATACTGTGTCATACCTCTACATTCTAAGAAACAAAAAAATGGATGTTTGCCATTGAATATAATAACTCAATTGGAATATAATAACACAACTCTGTAAATGATAGGGAGGGAGGATTTCATCTTCTGTGCCAACATATCACTGGAAATAGTCTGTTCTTGGTTGACGTATAGTGATGTAAATGTATTGTCTTATTCTGGGTTAGTTGGTCATTTCTCCAACAATAACATTGTGATACTGTACATATGAACTGGTTGATCTAATTGATTTAGTCAAGCACAGATGGAGGGAATTCCTTCCCACCAGTCTATTTGTTTTAAGGTTTAATTAGAAGCACACTGTTTCTAACTGTTGTATTATCAACTGGGCAGTAACGTTCTGTTACAATGACATCTGGGTTGATTATTTATAGCAATGTGAGGCCTTGTCAGTGACGATCTCCCATCTAGTTTAATAGGCAGCAGAACAAGTTTACTTTAATGTTCCAGTCACTGTATTTTACGTAAAGTAATATCACCTCAACAATTAAAATATTTTTTCTGTGACTTATGTCATTCTTGACCTTCATAGTAGCTAACTTATTTATATTTAAAGTGCATTGGACGTTTGAGATGACGTATGTGCAGTATGTATCAGAAAGGATGTAATTTGCATGAAAGATGTCTTGGATGCCAGTGTAATGTATGATGTGCATTTGAGTGACTTAAGTCTATTTAAGCTTATTTGAATATACTCTCCAATGTAGTTGTTCAATCCAATGTCAAATTTCCAGTTCGGTCTGTGGATTAATCCGTTTTTTAATAAATAGACTAGTTAAAAATAATGAATAGAAATTCAATTTCTGTGATCACGGACGTGCCCCTCCCACGGGCGTGTCCCATTCCGCGAACGTCAAGTTTTTCCCGACTTGCATTTGGGCGCCGATATCTTTGGCCACGTCGCGCATTACTCGACATTTTTCCGTTCAGACCGATGAAAACATCCATTTAGGTGCCTGACAGAACCTCTTGTAAGGTTTTAAACCGGTCAGTAACGGGGGCTAGAAGGTCGAATTTGTTTTGACCGGCATAAATTCGTGCTAGCGAAGGCAAGCCGCCTTCAATACCCAGCAGAGTCATGAACATTTTCAGACTCACCGGCGATCTTTCCCATTTAGCAGCCATCATTATTCTACTTCTAAAAATATGGAAAACCAGGTCCTGTGCCGGTGAGTACGATTCCCATTTTGAGTATTTTCAGCCTGCACACATCTCCGATTGACATCTTCATTCCAGCTAGCAACGTTTCCTTAGCTCGGTAACGACGTTAGTGCTTGCGGCTTTATAGCAAACCAGATTGTTAACATTGATGCTAGCACGGCCTTGTTAATAATGTTGGGAAAGGCCGAAATACACCTAGCCAAATTAAATCACCTAAATCCCAGTGATCATGACACTTTTGGTTGGTTATCGTTAGTTAGCTTCTACAGCTAATTAACAAGAAATCAACTAGTTGAGTATCCCATTCATTTACTGACCAGCTAGCTGCTAGTGATGTCAGGCAACAGATTTGCGCATGTCAGTTTGGGGGCACCCATCTGCGCAGCGGGCGAATGCGCCACTATTAACCCGTTTCCCTGTGTGATATGTCATgcatcaggtagcctagtggttagagcgtctaaccactaggctacctgaatgATTTCTTAACTGACTGGCTAGTTAAAGAACGGTAAAacgaaaataaatacaattattcCTGTTGTAGTACaggaactgggaactcggaaacaAACGAGCTCAGATTGGGGGAAAATCGTTATGACCAgccatccaactcggaatttcaACTCGAAAACTTACGCCGCTTTCTAGTGTTTAGACTTTCCGACCTGAATCGTCACCGACGACATGATTTGACCTGGTATTCTTTCGAGTTCCCAGTTGATTTGAACGCCGATGCTACCCTGGCCTGACCTGTGACGTGGCAGCGCTTTTACTTAAACGCGGATAAGAGAAATAGCTGTCGAATGCACAGCTAGAGCAGAATATTGACTTTACCTTATACAAAATTAAATTGGTTCAATTCCAATGTCCCCATGGGAATACAATGTTTGTTTTATAGTCTGTTGTGTGAACTAGTTTGGGGTTGAAGGTCAGGTTTAGGATGCATTATCTGAGGAGTCACTGACACCTGTCATGTATCAACAACTTCAGTTGGCAGGTGGCCCACAAGAGTTTGGATTTGTGACACCAATTCCAGTCAGGCAAAAATCTGTTTATGCTCAGGTACTGTGCCTGTCATTAGGAACATAACTAAATCACTGAAGTTGAAAACATTCTTTAGTATACTCTAGACTAGCGGCGTTATTAATGTATTGGGAGGTTGACTACAAGTGGGTGTGAGGGGACAGGTTGCCACTTCAGTGTTTGCAGGCAGGCCTTCTGAGGGGCAGCTGTGAGTCTATGCCTGTTTAGATTGCCTGTAATAAAACGCCTTGGAAGTCTTAAGTTCTTATCACTGTCATCACTATCTGGCCATGCTAGAGAAGACAGAAGCCTGGTGCAGGGTCTAACTGGGTTAGCCTGTGAAATGGGATAAAATTAGCTTGCCAGGTTTGGATTCCTATCAAGAGGCCACCACAGTCCCTGTTCCTCCCTGGGAAGTTACACTGATCTGACTGGATAGGTGAAAGCAAGGATTCCACGTCTTAGCCTCACACCAACCCTGTCGCGTCACATCCGTGGTCACTCTAAGGAAGGATGCACAACAATTTCAGATGAAGGACAAGAAGAGGAATTTCTTAAGGCTTTGGAGAGAGACTCTTGAGGGACTGTTGTGAGTTTGGCAGAGAAGAGCAACATTTGACGTCTCATACACCCGTTGGTTGGTTGTCTCTCTGACAGGTATCTCCGGGAAGAGTCAGATCCTGTTCGCCTTGGTGTTCACCACGCGCTACCTGGACCTGCTcacctccttcatctccctctaCAACACCACCATGAAGGTGAGACACCCACACCATAGACCCCCTCACCTCCATGAGGGTGGCAGGCTCATCCTCTTACAGCTCTTTGTGCAAGCAACACACCCCACCCGTGCTCTGTAGTAGAGCGATCTATTCACAAGTCAATATTGAAGTACTGATAAGTTGACACACCCTTGAATATCCAAGGTTCATTGGTGTATGTGGGTGGGTGTGTCCAAAACGTATAGCTCTAACAATGGATACCGCTAGTTAGTACATTTTAAAACCCAACAAGCAGATAATTTGCTAACTTTTCTCATCTGTATCTGAGGTTGCTTTTAGTAAGATGTCAACagtgccttcaaagtattcaAAACCCTTcatttattcaacattttgttacagcctgaattcaaaatgcatAAAATGTTCTCTTTTTCTCACtcctctacacacaataccgcatgacagtgaaaacatgtttgcaaatgtatttaaaatgaaaTGCATAAATCTCATATAAGTATTGACATCcatttgctatgacactccaaattgagctcatgtgcatccaatttcctttgatcttCCTGTCACAACTTCATTGgggtccacctgtggccaattcaattttTTGGGATGTGATTTTGAAAGAAACACATgtctaaggtcccacagttgacagtgcatgtcagagcagaaactgtACCATGAAGTTGAAGGAACAGTCCATAGATCTGCAAGATGAAATTGTGATGAtgcatacagtggcaagaaaaaataTGTGAAccatttggaattacctggatttctgtgTAAATTTGACTAAATCTGTTCTTCATCTTATGTCAGAACAAtagacagtgtgcttaaactaataacacacaaattattgtatttttcttgtctatgttgaatacataatttaaacattcacagtgttggTTGGAAAACGTATgttaacccctaggctaatgtcttttccaaaagctaattggagtcaggagtccgctaacctggagtccaatgagacgagattggaggtTTTGGTTAGAGCTGCCGTGCCCCATTAAAGAAAAACACTAAAATTTGAGTTTGCtcgaagcattgcctgatgtgaaccaggCCTCGAACGAAAGAGATCACAGAAGACCTAAGATAAAGAATTGTtgccttgcataaagctggaaagggttacaaaagtatgtctaaaagccttgatgttcatcagtccacagtaagacaaattgtctataaatggagaaagttcggcactgttgctactctccctaggagttgccgtcctgcaaagatgactgcaagagcacagtgcagaatgctcaatgaggttaagaagaatcctagagtgtcagctaaagacttacagaaatttctggaacatgctaacatctgttgacgagtctacaatacataaaacactaaacaagaatggtgtttgTGGGAAACACCacggaagaaaccactgctgtcAAAAAAAACATTACcactgcacgtctgaagttctcaaaagagcacctggatgttccacaaagctactggcaaaatatcctgtggacagatgaaactacagttgagttgtttgtaaGGAACGCACAACACTGTGGAGAAAAGgcccagcacaccaacatcaacacctcatcccaactgtaaagtatggtggagggagcatcatggtttgagctgctttgctgcctcagggcctggacagcttgccatcattgatggaaaaatgaattcccaagtttatcaagacattttgcaggagaatgtctACAGGACAAccaaaaacacagaagtaaatcaacgaCAGAAtagcttcaacagaagaaaatacgccttctggagtggcccagtcataGTCCTGACCTCAAatcgattgagatgctgtggcatgaccttaaaagagcagttcacaccagacattccaagaatattgctgaactgataCAGTTTTGTAAAGCGGGATGGTCCCAAATTCCTCCtgactgttgtgcaggtctgatccacaaatacagaaattgtttggttgaggttattgttgCCAAAGGAGgttcaaccagttattaaatccaagggttcacatacttttccaaccctgcactgtgaatgtttacatggtgtgttcaaGAAAGACATGAAACAGTATagtttgtgttattagtttaagcagactgtgtctattgttgtgacttagatgaagatcgtaacattttatgaccaatttatgcagaactccaggtaattctaaagggttcacatactttttcttcctactgtatatctggggaagggtataaaacaatttctagagtgttgaaaaTTTCCACAGTGGTCTCCATTGGGAAATGGAAAAAAACATGAACTACCCAGACTGCCTAGAGCTGGCTGTCCAACCAAACTGAGTAcccgggcaagaaggaccttggtcagggagatgaccaagaacccaatgaccactctgacagaactacatagttccttggctgagatgggagaacctgatAGAAGGAcaagtctctacagcacttcaccaatctgggccttgagagagtggccagatggaagccactcctaagaaaaaggcacataacagtacacctggagtttgcaaaaagccAGGTGAAAGACATGCTGACTAGACCGCGTGCGTCATTGCGCACATGTTGATTTTTGTCCAGATGCGATCAGGACACGctggttgaaatatcaaaacaaactctgaaccaattatattaatttggggaatGGTCAAAAAGCATATTAATATTCATggcaattcagctagctagcgtgctgttgctagctaatttgtcctgggatataaccATTGAGTTGtaattttacctgaaatgcacaaatgTCCTCTACTCCTACAATTAATTAAAGGTGAACAgagttagtttctagtaatctcttctttgaactttatatggcggttggcaaccgaCCTTACGATGCATCATCACCAACTgaactggagtgtggacctcagttaatCGTTCAATCaaccacgtgggtatatgctcctaaaaaccaatgaggggGTGGGACTTTCAGCTATTTTAGCGTCTGGCCATGTAGACACAAGTGAGCAGTGTGGAtacaatgattgaataacatgtatgtgtaatgttttttTGTAACGCAAGTGCTGTGGTCAGCATGAAAGAcaaaatattctctggtctgagacaaaaatataaatgtttggcctgaatgcaagtGCTATGTCTGTAGAACCAGGCAGATCTCATCACActtaacaccatccctaccgtaaagcatggtggcagcatgctatggggatgcttttcagcggcgGAGACTAGGATCCAAGTACAGGGAAATCCCAGATGTGAATCctattgaaaatctgtggaagaacttgaagattgctgtttaccgcagctccccatccaacttaaaagagcttgagaaaatctacaaggaagaatgggagaaaatccccaaatccagatgtgcaaagctgatagacatacagtaccaaagacaactcaaagctgtaattgctgccaaaagtgcttctacaaagtattgactaggTGTGAATTCTTAAGTAAATTGGATGtttatgtatttcattttcaattaagttgctaacatttctaaacattttcactttgtcattatggggttattgtgtgtatattACATTTTCAGGATATAAAACACTGAGGAATAAGTCAATGggtatgagtactttctgaagacTGGTTAACTCTGGTCTGCAACCTtttctagtgtgtgtgttttaaaccTTTTGCAAGCTATAAAGTTTACTTAATTTTTTAAAATAGCTTTCAAATTGGCACGTTCTTCTCTACCCTGCAACTCTTCCCTGGGTTTGATGTACAATGTATGTTTTCTGTCAATATACCTGCTAAATAATCTAAGGGGACCCCATAAAATGTTTAGTATTTTCCCAAATTCTGTTTCCTGTTTTTATTTTGGTACGCAATATTACGTTTTCATTGTTTCGCTATGTTCTGAGTCCATGAAAATATTTCAATCGCATCAGAAGACCATTATTGAGGTCTGATTTAGATTGCTTGTTGTTGGTGTAATTCCCCTTTAATTGCTCATCTAGCAAGAGGAATGTGTAGGTCTAGCAATTTTCTGCTGTTGGCCTACTGCTGTAGCACGTCATGGCAGTTTGCAAAACAATCGCCACCCAATGATTGTATCAATATAGTGCTGTCAGGTAAGCCTACTTTTTAGTTAACATTTCAATGAGATTTTAGTTTTTTTGTGAAACCCATTCGGTCTACCCACAAGATGGTTATCATTAGCATCGCTAACTGTCTAGATAGACACGCGCACACCAAACAGACAGGGCCAATATTGCTGAACATTTATTGGCGGATGTTACATTTGGCTTTTTGAGGCAATAGTAAATAACCAGAGGTGGGATAATGTCAATGTGGCTTTGATTGGATAGTAGCTGGGAGATTTGTTTGACAGTTTGCAACGGAACACTTTAAATGCATGTACTTTTAGAATTGATTGGCGAGCTACTCAGGTGAGCTGCGAGCTAATCTACCTGTTGGAGACCCTTGGGTTAAAGTAATTTGGATGTAAACACACTCGCCTTCCAAGTTATAGTGAAGGGATCATCTAATCAGTGTGCTGTATGTATCCTCACCCTTGACTAGTGGATTGTATTATGTTTCAGGTAATTTACATTGGCTGTGCGTATGCCACCGTGTACCTGATCTACACTAAGTTCAAGGCCACCTACGACGGTAACCATGACACCTTCAGAGTGGAGTTCCTGGTCGTCCCCGTGGGAGGGCTGGCTTTCCTTGTCAACCACGACTTCTCTCCTCTCGAGGtaagtccacacacacacgtatcgGTATGATGAGTGCATACTGCATCAGTGTCTTATACAACAATGGATTTAGAGCCAcacactccaccactctctccccatcctctctccctccagatcCTGTGGACATTCTCCATCTACTTGGAGTCGGTGGCCATCTTGCCACAGCTCTTCATGATCAGTAAGACTGGCGAGGCAGAGACTATCACCACCCACTACCTGTTCTTCCTGGGCCTGTACCGGGCCCTGTACCTCATCAACTGGATCTGGCGCTTCTATTTGGAGGGGTTCTTCGACATGATCGCTATCGTGGCCGGTGTCGTTCAGACAATCCTCTATTGCGACTTCTTCTATCTGTACGTAACGAAAGGTGAGTCGAGTTGCAGTCTTCCAACTTATTTCCTAAGTAAGTTTGGTGCAAAGTGTGACGCTGTAATGTCCTTTTACTCACTCCTCTTACAGTCGCCGAAACTGTTACACAAAGAGTGCTTAGAGTAATGCCCAATTCACATCGTGACTTATTTCATAATGCCGTATGACATCTTCATGCAATCTGGTTCCGCTACTGGACGGCGAGCATAGAAACCCTATGCTTCTCCATCCAGTAATAGAACCAAATTGCATGAAGATGACACAACGCAAGACAAGATTGAGGAGGGTCTCTAGTCAGAGATCACGTTTATTTTGGATAATTGCAAAACGACTTTCATTCTAGACAGGAGAAACATATTGTTTCAGTTgataataaaacatttattttagttTTTCCTAAACTTGTTTCTCAAATTTTCTACCAAGTTAAACTAGTTTACAGagcagctagctaacagtagctAAAAACTAGGCTATGCATAAGATATTGTAGCTAGCGACCTGCACCTAATAATTAGAAATAAAACTCAAATGGGAGGCAAGTCACATAGTATAATTGGCTTAGCGGTCAATGTGTATTTAACAATACTATTAAAATAGTACTCACTTATAGGAATGGTTAATTGTTTATAAGCCACTAGCTATCCCATAAAACCATTGCTGAAAATCTCATCTTGTTCACCTGTATTTagcttgtttttattttatttctcatttgtttttgttctgttatttttagtactacattgatattgagtactgcattgttgggtttagagcttgcTAGAAAGTCATCTCACTGTACTTGTACACGGACTCTGGCTGTGCTGAAGCACACTCGATGACAATGCAAAGTTTGGAAAAATGTAAAAGTATGCACATCCGTTTCACAACAGAGCCTTCAACTGCAGGGTGTGCAGTGATACAACACTGTTGCATACAGTCCCCATTTAAATGAATGACATCTGGCACATCTCTACAGACTGCTCAGATGTAATGTGAATGAGGCATTAAGTATTCTATGGGGTACTGGTTTTGACACAAAGCTAAATGTAAGAAAATGGGTCTGGGTGTATCGTGCAATGGTGACTTAATGAGGCCGTGCAGCGTGAATAAGCTAGCATGAACTTTGACTTCCGAGTCTAGTGTCTCATCTTACCCCGTTCTATATTAAGTGGGAGCTATAATGGTTCAGCATTTGTATACGTTGGCTAACTAACCAGGCACTTTACTCCTACTCTCAATGTGGAAGCCTAGGGTCTTAAAGTCCAGTATATATGATTACTTGTCACTTTCAGCACTCACCAGCAGCCTCTGTTAGATGTGAAGAAAATGTGCTGAGCATCGGTTGAACAGGAGCGTTGAACCTAAACATCTCTCCTCTGTTTCAGTACTGAAAGGAAAGAAGCTGAGTCTTCCAGCATAAGTGCCAAAGATCATCAATTTGGCAGACTCGTGGATGGCACGACAAAGGAAATCGTTGCCTCCATCCCACCCTCTCTACTCCCCCCACCAGTGTAAGATgcgtgagacagagagcgagacttTTACAGTTTGTCCTGTCTCCTGACCACTATCAGCGACACCCATGGGCCTGTTCAGGGGGGTGCAAACGTAAGGGCTCTCAGAAAGAAATGTACTGTGTAGAACAGATTATGTAAAGCTAGATAATAGTTGTCAGCTCAattcattatatttctatctgcaacgcTTTGAACGCTTCACCTCGCTGAATACACCCTAGAATCAACCTGAAGAGGCCATCCTGCAGCTTTCTGTTTGATGCATCGAGCATTTTTTTATCACTGTATAAAGGAAGAATTTTTCTACATAAGTGTACTCTGATTTGACACGTTAGCGAAAGAGGTGAAAACAAATTGCCTTTGATTTGGCACTGTAAAACATTGGAGCCAACTTCTTGGGGTGGGATATTAACTAAAACCGTTTATCTCAAATGTACATAGTATTTTTTTTCCTGAATCCCAATGGAGCGGAAGTGTAATGGAGGCGTTGTATCCCTTGGCTGGAAAACCtttttgtttttgtctttctGACCCAGTGTACATTCCTGTATAAAGATGGCAGTTAAAACTGTTCATGTCCTAGTCAATACTTAATATTTCCCCAAACTGGCTTTTTTTTTAGTTGAAGTTGGAATTTACCAGTAACTGTCACCTGCTATTTGAATTAACTGTACATTTTCGGTGGATATGAGATCTCACTCAGCGCCCCAAATATGTTTTCACTGATACAGTAACTGCCGCATCTGCATTGTTGTAAATGgctttcaattcacatttacgTCAACATTCTTACAATGGGCTATCTATATTTATCATAGTCTGTGATTTCAAAACGGCTCTTCTGAAATTAGTTCATTCAATGGCAATATACTGTAGGCTACCAAGGCAGAAATCAGCTCCTGAAGCCATTCATGTTCTATTCAGATATATTTTGTGCATCTTTCCTTTCAAAAAAAGATAATGTCCATAGAATTGTCTACATGATGTGCATATTGTTGAGCTCTAGCTAGGAGATCTAGCTGTTGATCTTTGTGACAAACATGATTCTACGGGCCTTGTTAAATTGGAACCAGAATGACTACCTTATTTTAAAGACATCTGCCTTGATGTTGTCTTCACATGCAGATCATTCCAATTGGTTAGGATTTGATTTTTTCCTGAGCTTTCTTTTGCATGATGTTGCCATCACAAATAAAGATTTTACGGGAAACATTTGACTCTGGCTTCCTGACTTGACTGAATGAGAAGTGAGAGGTGTTGAGATGACTGTACTTTATTAATTGCAGAAATTAGTTCATCACTACAGCCATAGTAAAAAATGAAATGCAACATTATTCATGTTCAATTCAGGCAGTGTTATTTGCTACTGGCTACATAATAAGCTACATAAATGGCAGTTAATTTACAGTTGGATAACACAAGCATTTATAGAACATTGACTAATAAGCTGGGTGGCATTTGTCTTGATGAGTCCGCAAACGATCTCTACGATTGAAAGCTTTCCCGCAATCCATACATTGGTAGGGCTTCTCTCCCGTGTGAGTCTTCATGTGTCTGCTCAACTGATGGGAGGTGCCGAAGGACTTGTCACAGGTGAGACATGGATAAGGCTTCTCCCCGGTATGACTTCGTCGGTGTATGGTGAGATAATGGGCTTGAACAAAACCCTTCCCACAGTCCTTGCACTTGAATGGCCGCTCTCCAGTATGGTATCTCATGTGTATCCTCAGTTCAGATGCGGATTTGAAAACCCTTGTACACTCCTTATATGTGCAGGAATAAGGATTCTCCCCTGTGTGAATCAGCACGTGTCTTGCCAATGGGGCAGGGCTGTAGAATCCCTTACCACAGTAGGAACACGGGTAACGCACCCCTTTGTGGTAAACATTCTCATGCATTTTCATTTGACCTTTGTCCCTGAAAACTTTGTTACACTGGGAACAAGGGATGCGTTTCACTTGAGGAGTGTGAACACGATTCATGTGAGATTTCAGAATCCCCTTG
The Oncorhynchus nerka isolate Pitt River linkage group LG28, Oner_Uvic_2.0, whole genome shotgun sequence genome window above contains:
- the LOC115112942 gene encoding ER lumen protein-retaining receptor 2-like, whose protein sequence is MNIFRLTGDLSHLAAIIILLLKIWKTRSCAGISGKSQILFALVFTTRYLDLLTSFISLYNTTMKVIYIGCAYATVYLIYTKFKATYDGNHDTFRVEFLVVPVGGLAFLVNHDFSPLEILWTFSIYLESVAILPQLFMISKTGEAETITTHYLFFLGLYRALYLINWIWRFYLEGFFDMIAIVAGVVQTILYCDFFYLYVTKVLKGKKLSLPA